Below is a genomic region from Leucobacter exalbidus.
CTTGAGACGGCCAAGATTGAGCTGGCCGCCGCCGAAGAGTTCGACGAGATCATCGTCAACGACGAAGTGCCCAAGGCGGCTGAACGGCTGCTCGCTGTGATGCGCGGCGAGCGAAACACCACCGCATGATCCTTGCAGTTCCAGCGCTCACCGCGCTGACGATGATCGCTGCTACTGCAAATGGGGCTGAAGCAGAGAACCTCAGCCCGCATCAGTTCCTCGGAATACCAGTGGCGCTCTTGGGCGCAGCTTTTCTGGCGTTCGGTGCGCAGTATCAGTCGCGCGGCCTGAACAAGGTCGAGCGACTCACCGGCGAAAGCGCCGGCAGCGGGCTGTCAATCGCCCACATGCTGAAGCTGGTGGCACGACCGTCATGGGTGATTGGCACATTGCTGCTGGGGCTCGCCGTGCTACTGCAGATCGGTTCGCTGTCGCTGTCACCGCTGATCGTGGTGCAGCCCATCGGCGTCGTGGGTCTCGTTATCACCTCGGTGCTGAACTCAAAGCTCAGCGGAGTGAAGCTGGGCAAGCGGGCAAAGTCGGCAATTGGCATGTGCGTCGCCGGCACTATTTGTTTCGTTACGGTTGCCGCGTTCACGGCCTCTGACCGGCCCGTCACCGACCAGAAGCTCATCATTATTCTGGTGCTGTTTGGTATCGTCTTCATCGTCACAATCGGCACGCTGCTGCTGCTGCGTCGCCGCGCCATTGCGCTGCTCTACATCGTGGGCGCCGGCGTGCTCTACGGCTTTGTGGCCACCTTCGCGAAAGCGGTCATCGGCCGTGTGCAGCAGGGCGACTTTGACCTGCTGACCTGGCTGTGCGTAGCCGCACTGCTCGCGGGTGCACTCGTGGGTATGGTGTACGTGCAGAACGCCTACTCGTCTGGCCCGCCCGACCTCGTGGTGGCCGGGCTCACGGTTATCGACCCGCTGATCGCCGTGCTCATCGGCATCGTTGTGCTGAACGAGGCCGCGGGGGCCCCCGGGTGGGCCATCATTGGCTTCATCGTCACCGGCATAGTGGCTGTGGTGGGGGTCATTGGTCTCGCCCGGTACCATCCGCAAACGGGTCAGTCAGTCATCGTTGAAAGCACCGCTGTGACAACCGACGGCGTTGCTGACACGGTCGCCCCCGCGACGTCTGCTGAGTCTGCTGCCCCTGCTGCGGGTCAAACTCACGCTGAGAACGAACGCCGCTAAACCCGCAGCCCCCGCATAGGGTTGCCGCACTACAGTGGAAATGTGAGCATTCAGTTTCCTTCAGAGTTCGGCCCCGAAGGGGCAACGCAGGGTGCTGCCCGCAACCGACGTGCACCGCGCACGTGGATCGGGTTCTTGGTCGGCGCCCTGATGATTGTGGCCGGCATCGGCCTGGTCTTCTGGCCGCTATCATCGGCCACCGGGCTGCTGGGAATACTCGTGGGCACGGCGCTGCTCGTCAATGGCATCGGGCTGATGACGCGCGGCGGTATCGCGCTGTTCGGTGGCGCGCTGCTCGCGGTGCTGGGCATCTGCTCGTTCCTGCTGCCTGAAGCTATCGCTGGCGCCCTCGTCACCTTCGCTGGTATTGGCCTGCTTGCACTGGGTGCAGTGTGGATCACCTTTGCATCGCGCATTGTCGGCGCGGCGGTGTCGCGCGCTGGCGGGCGAGGTTTGGGCGCGATCGCAGCCCTCGTGCCCGGCATCTTGCTCGTGATCGGCGGCGTGATCGGACTCGTCTGGCCCGAGCTTGCCCTTGCCGTAGTGGCCGTTGTTGGTGGGCTCTGCGTGATCGCGGTGGGCTGCCTCGTCATCTGGATCACGCGCAAGGTACGTCGCGGAGGCCCGGCCGCGCAGACCACGATCATTATCTAACTTGTTCTTAAACGCAATCGCGCCAATGATGTTTATAAACATCATTGGCGCGATTGATGCTTAAAGCACACGATGGCCCCTACGGCTCTCACTGAATCGCGTGATCAGGCACCGTTCGAGGGACTGGTGACAAGGGGAGAGCTGTTCTCGGAGCAGATACCCGCAAGATGGCTCGTTGCGGTGCAAAATTCCTCGTTCAGGTTAAGCTCGTAGTCCTCGTTCGTCGCCACACGAGCTACGTCTGCTAATGATTCAGAGATCCCAGAAGCGCTAGATTGCACAAGCTCCTCCCAGTGCGCGATGGTGCTGGCCTCACGCGTGCTGAACTCGGCCTGATCGATCTAGTTGGCGTCAAGCTCCCAGAGATCATCCATGGTCTGAGTCAAGAGTAAACCCGCTTGAGCGCATTCATTCGCTATAGCGGCGTCTTGAACCTCATGCCTTTCGCTTCGCCGCCAAATTGCTCAAGTGGGTCCGTTGCCTCGACGGATACATCCTGGGGTGAAATTGCGGCCTCGCTCGCGCAGCCACTGAGGGCAAAGAGCGCACCTGCCATGCACAGCGCAATTTGAAGCGAAGTGAGCAGTGGTTTCGTGGGCGACATCTATCCTCTTCTTCGGTGTGTGCTTCAGACCCAGGCTCAGGCCCAGATCATTACTTGACCCTAGGCTTCAAGCTTGGCGCCGCAATCATGTTTACTAAACGTCATTGCGGAAATGGGATGATGCTTTAATAACGTCAAGCAAAGGGAGAGGTCATGTTCACAGCACCTCCGCTCGATTCCGCCGAGCAAGCGGTCAGAGACCGCATCGAAGTGCTAAATGAAGAACTTCGGCTGCACCTTTGCCTGGGCTACAGATGGACTGGTGCTCTGCGTCGCACGACGCTGGCCAGAAATATCCAGGGCTCGAATAGCATCGAGGGTATTCTTGCCAGCGTTGATGAGGTGAGCGCGATCGCGGCGGGCGAGACTCCCGCATCGGTAAGCCAGGAGACGAGCCAAGCGCTGGCCGGGTATCAGTTAGCGATGGCCTACGTGCTGCAGCTGGCGCAGGGTGCGTTTAACTTTGATGCGTCCTTGATTCGCAGCCTGCACTTCATGGTCACTTCGTATGATCCTTCTAAATGGCCTGGTCGTTTCAGAACTGGCCCGGTGTATGTGATCCAGGAGACCACGGGGGATAACGCCCATGAGGGTGCCCCTGGCAATCAGGCAGAACCGCTGATGATGCCTTTGCGGCGGGTGCACTGAGCGGTAAGGACCCGCTGATCGCTGCGGCCATGGCTCATCTGAACTTCGTCTTGATCCATCCATTCAAGGACGGTAATGGGCGGATGGCCCGCATTATTCAAAGTCTCACGCTTGCCAAGGCCAGCGACTCAGCGCCAATCTTTATGGGAATCGAAGAGTTTCTGGGGCGTCGCACACAGGCTTACTACGATGTTCTTGCTCAGGTCGGTCAGGGGAACTGGGCAACCGCGGATCGTAATTCAGAAGCTGCACGCCCCTGGGTGCGGTTCATACTAACGGCGCACTTCAACCAGGCTTCCGAACTCAAGCATCGAATCACCTCCGCCGGCAAGGCCGCCGTCAAGATGGAAGAACTGGCCGCGGCTGCTGTTCTACCTGAGCGGGCGGTGGAGGTGCTCTCCGCTGCCCTGTTTGGTGGCACAACCACTCGATCCCGGTATCTGGCAGCTCTCGAAGAAATCGGAGAGGTTATCTCGGAACAGATGGCTTCTCGTGACCTCACGGCTCTCGTTAAAGCTGGGTTACTCGCGTCACACAGTGACAAGCGGGGCGATGGTACTCACCGGGCAAAGTGGTGCAAGAAGCGGCACGCGAGGCTGGTCTCGGTAGGGCGTGGCGCGACACTGATCCGTTCGCGAATTAGCGTCGTGGGACAGCTGGTAGTGAAGCGGGGCAGCATGAGTTGCGAGTCCAGCTAGGCTGAAGGCATGACGCACCCCCGGTATCGATTCAGCTGCACACGCACCACGGCAGTGCTGGCCACGGTAGCCGCCCTTGCCCTCACAGGGTGTGGCGCAGAAGCTCCGGGGGCTCAACCGAAATCACTTCAGGCAACAGAACCGACTACGCCCGGTGCTGTTGAAAAGATTTCAGAGCCCGCCCCAACGCCAGAAGCAGAGGAACCTCCTGCAGTGGGTCCAATACTGCCTGCCACGTGTGAAGAGGTTATTCCGTTAGAGGTAGTCAAAGGCTATTCAGAATATATCGAGTTCATGGACACAGGCGCGGCGGTTGAACCGTTGCTTGAAAACAGGCTCGGTCCTGCGACTATGGCAGCTCTGCAAGGCGGATCTCAGCAGATCTATTGCAGCTGGGGGATACCTCAGTCAGATGGTGGCGTGGATCTCGGGTTGGCGGCCATTAGCGACCAAACCGCAGCCGATCTCACGTCAGCTCTACGTGACTCCGTGTACGTTGAGCTCGACGCAATCGGCGAAGAAGTCGTATTTGATCAGGGCCCGAGCTCTGAACACAGGTACCTTGACACCATCATCATTGGGGATGGCCTGCTCGTCGTCTCCACAGGCACTCTTCAAGGAAATTTTGCTCGAGACGCCTGGGATCTGGTGACAGGGAGAACCGAGTAACGGGACTCTGGATCGGCGAGATCCCTACCCGCCCACCACGAGGCTCATGTCTTAGTAGGAATCCTATCTGAGGCGGTCGAACGCGTGGCAATACACCCCGCCAGAAGCGGCACCCGTGGCGTAACTGTCCTGCTTTTGGGATGAGTTCACGAAAAGGGTTGCGCATGGTTAAAACATGCCGCGCGCCGATTTATACTCGTGAAATGAAAACTAACTTCTGAGATGGTTTGAGCGTTGCCCTCGATGGTGTGGGCATACTCATCGGCGTCGTGGCCTGATTAGACGCCTGCGGGAATCTGTGCATATCGTCTCGAGCTGGCCGAGGGCGAACGCAACCATCACCGAGGTGAAGCATTTCCCCGCCATTCTCGAAGACAGCACGCCATCAGATCACGGGGTGTACGAGTTCACGACGCCAGAGGGGGCCGTGTTTACGGGGTACGACGAAGAGCCCGTGGAATCAAATCCCGTGGCCGGCATGAAGATGGAGGTCGCGTACGACCCGGCGAACCCCAGCACGAGCCACCACACCAAAAATATCAAGAAGCGAATCGGTGGTTGGTTTCTGATCTTCGTAGTGGTCGACGGAGTGCGCTTCGTCTGTGCCTACCTGCTGTTTGCGGTGGGCATCAGCACATTTATGCAAGCAAGGTGAGCTACCAGGCCTGATGACTGAAACGCGCATCAGCATTTAAAGAGAATCTGAAGCCAACTGAAATAGTTGAGCATCATTGCATTTGGTAGGGCAGGCGGGACTTGAACCCGCGACCGAACGATTATGAGTCGTGTGCTCTAACCAACTGAGCTACTGCCCCAAGACAACCCCTTCATCTTACTGGATCGCATCGCCCCGTTTGTACAGGCCGTGGGCGTGCCGCCAGTCTCGTTGGTGGCCGAGTTGAGGGGGCCCGAAGATGTTACGCACGGCGACAAAGCCCAGCCTTACCTAGCTTGCGCGCATTTCAAAAGGGCGTAGCGTTAGGGGTGTTCGCATATCGGCGACAGTGAAAGGAACACCTCGATGGCCACCAAGCAGATCACCGTTCCCGCAGCGCAGGGCGACCTTCATCGCCCCACCGGCGTTGCTCAGTACTTGACCCCCGTGGTCCACGACCTCGTGGCACTTGCCGTGAATGGCAAGCAGGCGCACTGGCACGTGCGCGGCGAAAACTTCATTGGCGTGCACGAGTTTCTCGATGAGATCGTGGCGCACGCACAAGACGGTTCAGACACGGTCGCCGAGCGCATCGTGGCTTTGGGCTTGCCCCTCGATGCCCGCATTGGCACGGTTGCGCAGCGCACAACGACGCCGCAGCTGAGCGACGGCTTCCAGCCCTCGAACGTGACGGTACGCGAGATCGTGGCGCAGCTCGACGCAACCATTGCCACCGTCTACGCCGCAGTGAAGGGCCTCGACGACGTCGACCTCGTCAGCCAAGATATCGTGATCGCGTTGGCCCAGCAGCTCGATAAGGATCGCTGGTTCCTCGTTTCTCACTTCGCCGAGTAACTCTTTCGGCGCTCGAAGCGCCCAGGCTTCACCTCAAGCGGGTGTGATCTTCACAGATCACACCCGCTTTTTGCTGCCCACAGCACCGAATTGGCCGTGAAGCGAGTCATCACCCAAAAATCGTGGTACGTTTTTCCAGTAAGGCACGCCTTACTAACATCACATGTTGAGGGAAGGTGAGGGCCGATGCTCGGAACTCTATTGATCGGCCTGCGCGAGGGGCTCGAAGCCGCGCTCGTCGTGAGCGTCTTGCTGGCCTGGGCAAGCCGCACCGGGCGCCCCGATACCGTGCGCAAAATCTGGCTCGGCGTCGGCAGCGCCGTCGCACTCTCCCTCATCATCGGCGCCACCCTCACCTACGGCGCCTATGGGCTCTCGTTCCGTGCGCAAGAAATCATCGGCGGCACGCTCTCGATCGTCGCGGTCATCATGGTGACGTGGATGGTGTTCTGGATGCTGCGCGCCGCCAAGGGCTTCAGCGGCGAACTGCACAGCAAACTCGAACGCGCCGGCACCGGCTGGGGGATCGCCGCCATCGGCTTCATCTCGGTGGGCCGCGAAGGCATCGAAACCGCCCTGTTCATCTGGGCCACGACCCGCGCCAGCGACGTCTCACCGCTCGTCGGATTCGTTAGCGCCGTCTCGGGGATCCTGGTGGCGGTGCTGCTGAGCTGGGCGCTCTTTAGAGGCATGATCCGGATCAATCTCACACGGTTCTTTCGCTGGTCTGGCGTGCTGCTCATCATTTTCGCGGCCGGCGTGCTCGCCTATGGCATTCACGACCTACAAGAAGCCGGCGTGCTGCCCGGCCCGTTCGCCCTTGCGCCCGCTGGCGCGAGCGCGTTTGTCGCGCAGTGGTTTGGCGAGAATGCGTGGGCATTTCGGGTGCCCCACCTCATTGCCCCCGATGGCATCGTGGCGACCCTGTTGAAGGGCACGCTCGGGTTTGCCCCCGAGATGACGCGCCTCGAGGTATTCGCTTGGTTCGCGTACCTCGTACCCACTCTCATCGTATTTTTGCGCGGCTCATTCGCGTCGCAGAGTCGCAAGCAGCGGGCAGCAGGGCGCGCTGACGCTGCCGCGGCCGACGGCGCTGCCGGTACTGAAGCCGTCGCCGCGCAGCAAGTCGCACTGTCGGCCTAACCTACTTTCTTTCACCCACCAACTACCTCATAAGGATCTTCCGTGCACCACAAGTACGCCCTCCCCGCGACCTGCGCGGCCGCCGCTGCAACGATGCTGCTGCTCACCGGCTGCGTGCCCAATGCCGCGCCCAGCGCGACGAGCATTGCCGTCACCTCCACCGACACCGACTGCGTGGTCGAGACCGCGACGGCCGCGGGTGGCACCATCACGTTCACGGTTAAGAACGACGGCAAGAAGGTGAGCGAGTTTTATGTGCTCGGCAGTAACGAGCTCACCATCGTGGGTGAGGTCGAGAACATCGCCCCCGGCGCAAGCCGCGACCTCACCATTCAGGCCGGTCCCGGTGACTACTTCACGAGCTGCAAGCCGGGCATGATCGGCGCCGGAGTGGGGCAGGCCGCCTTCACCATCACGGGCGATGAGGTGCAGACCAGCCCCGAAGAAGAAGCCATCGTTGCGCAGTACATCGCGTATGTGAAGGCGCAGAGTGAAGAGCTCGTGCCGCAGGTGCAGGCGTTCGTTGCGGCGTATGTGGCTGGCGATGACGCCGAAGCCAAGCGGCTCTTTCCGATCGCCCGCATCAACTACGAGCGCATCGAGCCCACCGCCGAGCAGTTTGGCGACCTCGACCCCAAGATTGACTACCGCAAGCCGGGCGCCGATGAAGAAGGCCTGCCCTTCACCGGGTTCCACCGCATCGAGATGGATCTGTGGAACGAACAGGCTGTCGCCGCAGGCCGCTACACCGGCGACGATGATCTCACCCCGCTGACCCCCGCCGAACGCAAGGTCGTGGGCGACCAGTTGGTGGTTGATATTACCGAGCTCAAGGACAAAGTCGCGAGCCCCGAGTTCACGCTGACCCTCGCCGATATTACGGAGGGCGCGAAGGGGCTGCTCGATGAGATCGCGGCCCCCGATGGCAAGCTTCCCGGCGAAGAGAACGAGTTCTCGCACACCGATCTCTACGACTTCACGGCCAACGTTGAGGGCGCCCAGGTCGCCCTCGACACGGTGCGCCCGCTCGCGGCGGGCGACCCCGAGCTCGTGACCGAACTCGACGACCGCTTCGCGAGCATGCTCGAACTGCTTGCGACCTACGGCTCCTACGAGGATGGCTTCGTGTCGTACGACACCGTCACACAGGCCGAACGCAACGATCTCGCGGCGGCGCTCACGGCGCTGAGCGAGCCGCTGTCGCGCCTCACCGCTGCGGTCGTGCAGGGCTAACGATGGCCGTGCGTCCCACTAGGCGAGGGCTGTTCGGCCTCGCAGGCGCCGGTGCCGCCGGCCTCCTCGTCGGCGGCACCGGCGGTATCGCCGCGGCCGGGGGAGTGCCCGGCATCGCCGGGGTGCCCGCGCTCTCGGGTGGCCGAGACGGTGGCCGCCAGGCCACCGTGCCGTTTTATGGGGCGCACCAGGCGGGCATCGTGACGCCCGCCCAAGACCGGCTGCACTTTGCTTCGTTTACGATGCTCGCCGGCACCGGCCGCGACGACCTGATTGCGCTGCTGCGCGACTGGAGCGAAGCGGCCAGCATGCTGACCCAGGGCAAGCCCGTGGGCACCGGCGTCGAACCAGACTCACTGCTGCTGCCGCCCGATGACACCGGCGAGGCTGAGGGGCTCGGATCGGGCCACCTCACGCTCACCTTTGGCCTTGGCCGTGCACTGTTTGTGGGCGCAGCTGACGATGCGGGTGAGGCTGATCCGTATGGGATCCGGGGTCGCTTGCCTCAGGCATTTGAGCCGCTGCCGTCGTTCGCCTTCGACCTGCTCGCGCCCGGCTACACCGGGGGCGACCTGTGCGTGCAGGCGTGCGCCGATGACCCGCAGGTTGCCGTGCACGCGATACGTAATCTCGCGCGCATCGCCGCGGGCCGCGCCCACCTGCGCTGGAGCCAGCTCGGGTTCGGCCGCACCGCATCGACCTCGCGCGCGCAAGACACCCCGCGCAACCTCTTCGGGTTCAAGGATGGCACCGCGAACCTGATGGCTGAGGATGATGGGGAACTCGCCGAGCACCTGTGGGCGGGTGACGAAGCTCCCGAGTGGCTGCGCGGCGGCAGCTACCTCGTGGCCCGCAAGATTCAGATGACGATCGAGTCGTGGGATCGCTCCTCGCTCGCTGAGCAAGAGCGCATCTTTGGGCGCACGAAGCTTGCGGGCGGGCCGCTCTCGGGCGGCGAGGAATTCACGGAGCCCGATTTTACTGCCCCGGATCCCGAACAGACGGCGCAGCCCGCGATTGACATCGCGGCCCACATGCGCCTCGCACACCCCTTGCACAATGGCGGGGCGCGGATGCTACGCCGCGGCTATAACTACGTCGATGGCTCGAATGAGCTCGGTCAGCTTTCTGCCGGGCTGTTTTTCATCTCGTATCAGCGTGACCCCGCCACGTTCGTGCGGGTGCAGCGGTCGTTGAAACCCGATCTACTAAACGAATACATCAGGCACATTGGCTCGGGGCTGTGGGCGGTGCCTGCGGGCGCGGCCCGCGGCGAGTTTATTGCGCAGGCGCTGTTCGAGTAGGGCAGGCTGGGCGAACGGTCGCGTCGGGGCGCCGGTAACAAAGGTTAGACGGAGAACAGCGCGTCTTCGTTCAGCGGCTCTTCAGCGATCGCCTCAGTACCACCCGATGAGATGTACTCCTCGACGAAGCGGCCGAGCACCATGTGCGATGCGCGCACATCTGCGCGTTCAACGCCCTCGATGATCGAATCCACTTCGCTGGGTTCGAAGTAGCCGTGATTGGCGTAGGTGCGCACCCTCGATGTGAACGAAGCGGTGTCGAGCTCGGGGTGAAACTGCGTCGCGTAGACATTGCGGCCCACCCGAAAGGCCTGCACTGGGCAGCTGGGTGAGCTGGCGAGCACCACGACCGAATCGGGCACCTCGCTGATCGCTTCCTTGTGCCCCACAAAGGCGTCGAACGTGGCGGGCAGCTGGTGCAGCAGCGGGTCGTGTTGGCCGGCCTCGGTGAGGCTGATGCGCATCGCCTGTGAGCTCTCGCCAAACGTGCGGTCGACCTTGGCGCCCTGGTGCGCACCTATGGTGCCAATGCCGTAGCAGACACCCAAGAACGGAAAGTCGATGCGCACGACCTCGGTGAGCAGCTCGGCGAGCTCAGCTTCCACCCGCAGTTCGGTGGGCGACTTGCGTTCGGCTGGCTCGCTCACCGTAAACGGGCTGCCCGCCAAGATGATGCCCGAGTAGGCCGAAAAGTTGATGGTGCCCAGGGGGCCCGACTCAATGCGTCGCCATTCAAGGTCCTCAGGGAGGAGGCCCGTGAGGCGACAGTAAGCCGCATGTTCGTCTGCGGCCTCGGTGTCTTCACCACGCGTGGTGATGAGCAAAAAAGGCTTCATATCAAGTACCGTATCGCGCGACCGGTCGCCGCGCATGCGTGAGACGCCGCGGCCGCAATACTCCGTAACCCGTGATGGTGTGGAATACTGCGGCCGCGGCTGAGGTGAGTGGCTAGAGACTAGTTGTACGAGCGGATCGCGACAACTGCGTTGTGGCCACCAAAGCCAAACGAGTTGGAGATCGCGAGCTGCGGGCCATCGCCCAGTGCCTGCGTGTCACCCGACACCGAAAGCAGAATCGCCGGATCCTGCTCGGTGAGGTTGATCGTCGGGGGAGCGATGCGGTTCTTGACCGCGAGCACCGCGAACATCGCCTCGAGTGCACCGGTGCCGCCGAGCAGATGGCCCGTGGCACCCTTCGTGGCAGAGACCGGAATCTCGTGGACGCGATCGCCAAACACGCGCTTGAGGGCGGTGTACTCGGCGATGTCGCCCACGGGAGTCGACGTGGCGTGCGCGTTGATGTGCGTCACATCATCGGCGGTCGCGCCGGCCTGCTGCAGTGCCATCTCTACGGCACGGCTTGCGCCCTTGCCCTCGGGCTCAGGAGCCGTGATGTGGTAGGAATCTGCGGTCACGCCGCCGCCGGCGATCTCGGCGTAGATGTGTGCGCCGCGAGCGAGTGCGTGCTCTTCGGTCTCGAGTACGAGCGCTGCGCCACCCTCGGCCATGACGAAGCCGTCGCGGCTGATGTCGTAGGGGCGTGATGCCGTTGCCGGGTCATCGTTGCGCTTGGACAGCGCCTGCATCGAGTTGAATGACGCGAGCGTGATGGGGTGGATCGCTGCTTCTGAGCCGCCGGCGATGACTACGTCAGCGTAGCCCGCCTGCAGGTGCTCGTATGCGTTGACGATGGCCTCGGTGCTCGAAGCGCAGGCCGATGCGACGGTGCGCGCGTAGGCGCGGGCGTCAAAGTGCATCGAAACCGCAGCTGCGGGAGCGTTGGGCATCAGCATGGGCACGGTCAGCGGCAAGACGCGACGCGGGCCCTTCTCACGCAGGGTGTCCCACGCGTCGAGCAGCGACCACAGGCCGCCGATGCCGGTTGCCCAGTCGACGCCGAGGCGATCGTTGTCCAGCTCGGTGATGCCCGCATCAGCGAACGCCTCCATTGCTGCGATCAGGGCGAACTGGCTTGAGGGGTCGAGTCGCTTTGCCACGGGGCGCGCCAGCACGTCGGTGGGCTGCACCTTGGCCTTTGCTGCAAAGGTTACGGGCAGTGCGTACTGCTCAACCCAATCGAAGTCCAGGGACTTTGCTCCGGAGGCTCCGGCGAGGAGAGCGTCCCAGCTTTCGGGTGCGGTGCCACCAATGGGGCTCGATGCGCCGATACCGGTAACGACAATCTTCTTCGTCATGTGTGAGTGCTCCACGTAGGTGAAAAGTTTTGGAGGCGGGGCGCTATTGCGCCCCGCCAGGGAAATGCTTAGGCCTGAGCCTTGACGATGAAGTCCACGGCGTCGCCGACGGTCTTCAGGTTCTTGACCTCTTCGTCGGGGATCTTGACGTCGAACTTCTCTTCGGCGTTGACGACGATGGTCATCATCGAGATCGAGTCGATGTCGAGGTCATCGGTGAACGACTTGTCGAGAGCCACGACGTCAGCCGCGATTCCGGTCTCGTCGTTGATGAGCTCGGCGAGTCCTGCGAGGACCTCTTCGTTGCTGAATGCCATTGTTGTTTCTCCTTGAATATGGGTTGAGGCTGTAAAAGTTTACGGGGTGGCCTGGCGCCCAGGCGCAGGCCACGCGCGAGGTTACGGGATCTCGACGATCTGGGCGCCGAAGACGAGACCGGCGCCAAAGCCGATCGTCAGGGCGAGCCCACCCGAGAGCTCGGGGTGTTCCTCACGAAGTGCGTGCATGGCCAGCGGAATCGAGGCGG
It encodes:
- a CDS encoding DMT family transporter, whose translation is MILAVPALTALTMIAATANGAEAENLSPHQFLGIPVALLGAAFLAFGAQYQSRGLNKVERLTGESAGSGLSIAHMLKLVARPSWVIGTLLLGLAVLLQIGSLSLSPLIVVQPIGVVGLVITSVLNSKLSGVKLGKRAKSAIGMCVAGTICFVTVAAFTASDRPVTDQKLIIILVLFGIVFIVTIGTLLLLRRRAIALLYIVGAGVLYGFVATFAKAVIGRVQQGDFDLLTWLCVAALLAGALVGMVYVQNAYSSGPPDLVVAGLTVIDPLIAVLIGIVVLNEAAGAPGWAIIGFIVTGIVAVVGVIGLARYHPQTGQSVIVESTAVTTDGVADTVAPATSAESAAPAAGQTHAENERR
- a CDS encoding DUF308 domain-containing protein; translated protein: MSIQFPSEFGPEGATQGAARNRRAPRTWIGFLVGALMIVAGIGLVFWPLSSATGLLGILVGTALLVNGIGLMTRGGIALFGGALLAVLGICSFLLPEAIAGALVTFAGIGLLALGAVWITFASRIVGAAVSRAGGRGLGAIAALVPGILLVIGGVIGLVWPELALAVVAVVGGLCVIAVGCLVIWITRKVRRGGPAAQTTIII
- a CDS encoding Fic family protein, with the translated sequence MAHLNFVLIHPFKDGNGRMARIIQSLTLAKASDSAPIFMGIEEFLGRRTQAYYDVLAQVGQGNWATADRNSEAARPWVRFILTAHFNQASELKHRITSAGKAAVKMEELAAAAVLPERAVEVLSAALFGGTTTRSRYLAALEEIGEVISEQMASRDLTALVKAGLLASHSDKRGDGTHRAKWCKKRHARLVSVGRGATLIRSRISVVGQLVVKRGSMSCESS
- a CDS encoding DUF3592 domain-containing protein, which produces MKHFPAILEDSTPSDHGVYEFTTPEGAVFTGYDEEPVESNPVAGMKMEVAYDPANPSTSHHTKNIKKRIGGWFLIFVVVDGVRFVCAYLLFAVGISTFMQAR
- a CDS encoding Dps family protein, which produces MATKQITVPAAQGDLHRPTGVAQYLTPVVHDLVALAVNGKQAHWHVRGENFIGVHEFLDEIVAHAQDGSDTVAERIVALGLPLDARIGTVAQRTTTPQLSDGFQPSNVTVREIVAQLDATIATVYAAVKGLDDVDLVSQDIVIALAQQLDKDRWFLVSHFAE
- the efeU gene encoding iron uptake transporter permease EfeU, yielding MLGTLLIGLREGLEAALVVSVLLAWASRTGRPDTVRKIWLGVGSAVALSLIIGATLTYGAYGLSFRAQEIIGGTLSIVAVIMVTWMVFWMLRAAKGFSGELHSKLERAGTGWGIAAIGFISVGREGIETALFIWATTRASDVSPLVGFVSAVSGILVAVLLSWALFRGMIRINLTRFFRWSGVLLIIFAAGVLAYGIHDLQEAGVLPGPFALAPAGASAFVAQWFGENAWAFRVPHLIAPDGIVATLLKGTLGFAPEMTRLEVFAWFAYLVPTLIVFLRGSFASQSRKQRAAGRADAAAADGAAGTEAVAAQQVALSA
- the efeO gene encoding iron uptake system protein EfeO, producing the protein MHHKYALPATCAAAAATMLLLTGCVPNAAPSATSIAVTSTDTDCVVETATAAGGTITFTVKNDGKKVSEFYVLGSNELTIVGEVENIAPGASRDLTIQAGPGDYFTSCKPGMIGAGVGQAAFTITGDEVQTSPEEEAIVAQYIAYVKAQSEELVPQVQAFVAAYVAGDDAEAKRLFPIARINYERIEPTAEQFGDLDPKIDYRKPGADEEGLPFTGFHRIEMDLWNEQAVAAGRYTGDDDLTPLTPAERKVVGDQLVVDITELKDKVASPEFTLTLADITEGAKGLLDEIAAPDGKLPGEENEFSHTDLYDFTANVEGAQVALDTVRPLAAGDPELVTELDDRFASMLELLATYGSYEDGFVSYDTVTQAERNDLAAALTALSEPLSRLTAAVVQG
- the efeB gene encoding iron uptake transporter deferrochelatase/peroxidase subunit, translated to MAVRPTRRGLFGLAGAGAAGLLVGGTGGIAAAGGVPGIAGVPALSGGRDGGRQATVPFYGAHQAGIVTPAQDRLHFASFTMLAGTGRDDLIALLRDWSEAASMLTQGKPVGTGVEPDSLLLPPDDTGEAEGLGSGHLTLTFGLGRALFVGAADDAGEADPYGIRGRLPQAFEPLPSFAFDLLAPGYTGGDLCVQACADDPQVAVHAIRNLARIAAGRAHLRWSQLGFGRTASTSRAQDTPRNLFGFKDGTANLMAEDDGELAEHLWAGDEAPEWLRGGSYLVARKIQMTIESWDRSSLAEQERIFGRTKLAGGPLSGGEEFTEPDFTAPDPEQTAQPAIDIAAHMRLAHPLHNGGARMLRRGYNYVDGSNELGQLSAGLFFISYQRDPATFVRVQRSLKPDLLNEYIRHIGSGLWAVPAGAARGEFIAQALFE
- a CDS encoding glutamine amidotransferase gives rise to the protein MKPFLLITTRGEDTEAADEHAAYCRLTGLLPEDLEWRRIESGPLGTINFSAYSGIILAGSPFTVSEPAERKSPTELRVEAELAELLTEVVRIDFPFLGVCYGIGTIGAHQGAKVDRTFGESSQAMRISLTEAGQHDPLLHQLPATFDAFVGHKEAISEVPDSVVVLASSPSCPVQAFRVGRNVYATQFHPELDTASFTSRVRTYANHGYFEPSEVDSIIEGVERADVRASHMVLGRFVEEYISSGGTEAIAEEPLNEDALFSV
- a CDS encoding beta-ketoacyl-[acyl-carrier-protein] synthase family protein codes for the protein MTKKIVVTGIGASSPIGGTAPESWDALLAGASGAKSLDFDWVEQYALPVTFAAKAKVQPTDVLARPVAKRLDPSSQFALIAAMEAFADAGITELDNDRLGVDWATGIGGLWSLLDAWDTLREKGPRRVLPLTVPMLMPNAPAAAVSMHFDARAYARTVASACASSTEAIVNAYEHLQAGYADVVIAGGSEAAIHPITLASFNSMQALSKRNDDPATASRPYDISRDGFVMAEGGAALVLETEEHALARGAHIYAEIAGGGVTADSYHITAPEPEGKGASRAVEMALQQAGATADDVTHINAHATSTPVGDIAEYTALKRVFGDRVHEIPVSATKGATGHLLGGTGALEAMFAVLAVKNRIAPPTINLTEQDPAILLSVSGDTQALGDGPQLAISNSFGFGGHNAVVAIRSYN
- a CDS encoding acyl carrier protein, whose protein sequence is MAFSNEEVLAGLAELINDETGIAADVVALDKSFTDDLDIDSISMMTIVVNAEEKFDVKIPDEEVKNLKTVGDAVDFIVKAQA